TCAGCAAAACCCTACTTCTGGGCGTCACTGAATGCAAACGGATACGACGAACGGTTTGATCTGGCCGGAAATGCACTGGCTCTACTTTTAGATTTTGAAATGGATATACAGGCTTTTTCAGAATTCCTAAAGGGTATCCGTGATGAGTTTAAGCACTGGATGCTTCCTGTCTTTTACCCGGTTATTTTTCCTGGAGATGACGATTGGCGTTTACTGGAAAACAACTACAGTTACAGCTTTAAAAACCAACCCTACCATTTTCATAACGGAGGATCGTGGCCTATATTTTTAGGATGGCTGTGCCAGGGGCTTAAGAAAAAGGGAATCAGGGAAATTCCTGAAAAAATTATGACGGAATACGAAACATTAATGCATGAAAAGGGTGAGCATTTCAGAGAATATTATTCAACAGACAAGCTCTTGCCACTGGGAACCGGGCAGCTTTGTTTTTCTGCATCCGGATATCTTTTCATGTCGCTGTAAAGCATTGTTTCAAATAACCAAGATAGGTTCAAAAAATTAAAAAAATGATTGGAGATATTATCGAACTGAAAGAAAAACATCTGGCCACCGCCAGAGAGATCACAGAAATACTGAAAAGACGTTTCACTTTACATAAAGACCAGAAAATAGCGATAGGAATTGCAGGAGAAAGCGGAAGCGGAAAGTCCGTAACAGCTTTTGCCGTTCAGAAGATCCTGGAACAGGAAAACCTGAAGAGCATCGTTCTGCAAATGGATGATTACTTTAAACTCCCCCCGAAAACAAATCACGAAAACCGTCTGAAATCTCTGGACAACGTAGGCATACATGAGGTTGATCTCAATACACTTTCTCAAAATATAAGGGACTTTAAAAATGGAGATCCGGAAATAGAAAAACCTTTGGTGAACTACGGTGAGAACACTATAAGCAATGAAATAGTGGATACATCAGAATATAGTATTATTATTGCAGAAGGCACTTACGTCCTTGAAATTGAAGCTTTTGATTTTAAAATTTTCATAGACAGGGATTATAAGGATACTTACAGAAACCGGATGAACCGTAACCGGGATGAACAAAGTGATTTTATAGAAAAAGTATTGGAAATAGAACATCAGATTATCAGAAATTTTAAAAATAAAGCAGATCTTATTCTGGGGAAAAACTATGAACTTTTAAATACCGGTTTATGAAAGCAAAAAGAATCATTCCCCATCTGAGCTTCTGGCAGATCTGGAACATGAATGTCGGATTTTTTGGTATTCAGTACAGTTTCGGACTTCAGCAGACGGCAGTAAATCCTATTTATTCCTTTTTAGGTGCCCATGCTGAGCAGCTTCCTATCCTGAATCTGGCCGGGCCCATCACAGGGTTATTGATACAGCCTCTGATAGGAGCCATCAGCGATAAGACCTGGAGTCCTAGGTGGGGACGAAGAAAGCCATTCTTTTTGCTCGGTGCTCTATTTTGCAGCATTGCTCTATTTTTATTCCCTTTCAGTTCTACCATCTGGATGGCAGCAGGTTTGTTATGGATCCTGGACGCGGCGAATAATACAGCTATGGAGCCTTACCGTGCTTTTATTGGTGATAAGCTCCCCGAAGACCAGCAGACATTCGGCTTTCAGATGCAGAGCCTGTTTGTAGGGGCGGGTATTACCCTGGCAAATCTTTCACTGTTTGTTTTTCAGAAATATCTCGCAGGAAATTCTACGAACGGCGGTATTCCGGTCTGGGTTTACTATTCGTTTTTCTTAGGTTCCTTCTGCTCCATTGCATCGGTAGTCTGGTCTGTGTATAAAACACCGGAGATTCCGCCCACCGAAGATGAGCTTAAGGACATAAAAAAAGCCAGAGAAAGCAGCACG
The sequence above is drawn from the Chryseobacterium daecheongense genome and encodes:
- a CDS encoding zeta toxin family protein, which encodes MIGDIIELKEKHLATAREITEILKRRFTLHKDQKIAIGIAGESGSGKSVTAFAVQKILEQENLKSIVLQMDDYFKLPPKTNHENRLKSLDNVGIHEVDLNTLSQNIRDFKNGDPEIEKPLVNYGENTISNEIVDTSEYSIIIAEGTYVLEIEAFDFKIFIDRDYKDTYRNRMNRNRDEQSDFIEKVLEIEHQIIRNFKNKADLILGKNYELLNTGL